Proteins encoded by one window of Calidithermus timidus DSM 17022:
- a CDS encoding branched-chain amino acid ABC transporter permease, with protein sequence MLEGLLALLPQVIFDGLLLGFVYAMIALGYTMVYGVLELINFAHSEIFMIGAVVGVEVFRYLAPVIPNGIVVLLLALILGAIISGVTAMIVERLAYRPLRARGTTNRLVPLITAIGVSFVLQDLVRLVEGIWHNEFKLQMRLIPPLDGNFTFLTVFIQYKALILILVSLLMLVGLNYLVSRTKLGTAIRAVAQDMSTARLMGINPDVIISRTFLIGGALGGVAGVLFAVQYSTIDPYVGFLPGLKAFTAAVLGGIGNITGAMVGGLVLGQMETLAGTYLPTLTGGNFGTEYKDVIAFLILILLLLFRPQGLLGQVVKEKV encoded by the coding sequence TTGCTCGAAGGACTCTTAGCTCTGCTCCCCCAGGTGATCTTTGACGGATTGCTGCTGGGGTTTGTCTACGCCATGATCGCTCTGGGCTACACCATGGTTTACGGCGTGCTCGAGCTGATCAACTTCGCCCACTCGGAAATCTTCATGATCGGCGCGGTGGTGGGGGTGGAAGTTTTCCGCTACCTTGCCCCGGTGATCCCCAACGGTATCGTGGTCCTGCTGCTTGCGTTGATTCTGGGGGCCATCATCTCCGGCGTGACGGCGATGATCGTGGAGCGCTTGGCCTATCGCCCCCTGCGCGCCCGTGGGACCACCAACCGGCTGGTCCCGCTCATCACGGCCATCGGCGTTTCCTTTGTCCTTCAGGATCTGGTGCGTCTGGTGGAGGGCATCTGGCACAACGAGTTCAAGCTCCAGATGCGCCTGATCCCACCCCTCGACGGCAATTTCACCTTCCTGACCGTCTTCATCCAGTACAAGGCCCTCATCCTGATCCTGGTCTCGCTGCTGATGCTCGTGGGGCTGAATTACCTCGTCAGCCGCACCAAGCTGGGCACCGCCATCCGCGCCGTGGCCCAGGATATGAGCACCGCCCGCCTGATGGGCATCAACCCCGACGTGATCATCTCCCGCACCTTCCTGATTGGGGGGGCGCTGGGTGGGGTGGCTGGGGTGCTGTTCGCCGTGCAGTACAGCACCATCGACCCCTACGTGGGCTTCCTGCCGGGCCTCAAGGCCTTCACCGCCGCCGTACTCGGGGGGATCGGCAACATCACGGGGGCCATGGTTGGAGGGTTGGTGCTGGGGCAGATGGAGACCCTGGCGGGCACCTACCTGCCCACGCTCACCGGGGGTAACTTCGGTACCGAGTACAAGGACGTGATCGCCTTCCTGATCCTGATCCTGCTGTTGCTGTTCCGTCCGCAGGGTCTGCTGGGCCAGGTGGTCAAGGAGAAGGTATGA
- a CDS encoding branched-chain amino acid ABC transporter substrate-binding protein: protein MKRLGIVALGVVALGLASAQSNVIKIATQSPLSGGQAALGEQIKLGAQLAVEEAQARFQRLGFRLELAPYDDQANPDTGVANANRIINDPDILGVVGHLNSGVAIPSSEVYARVGLVMVSPANTNPRVTDRGLPNVNRICGRDDVQGPAGAEFAVKDLKAKRIFVIHDKTAYGQGLAENFRKRAQALGAEIPNSAFVGTEEKSNFATLITQIQAFRPDLIYFGGIYDQVGPFAKQLRERGIRVPIMGGDGLDASEYERLAGADAAKDTYFTTVAGPISQFPKAAKFAQDFRAKFGKNAEGFGVYAYDSANVIISAIETAIKQSGGKKPSRQLVAQRVRLVKLSGLTGEIEFNSKGDIKVADYFVIHLDTGKYAEQKLLKKVSIAAPR from the coding sequence ATGAAGAGACTCGGCATCGTCGCTTTGGGCGTGGTTGCCCTCGGGCTGGCTTCGGCTCAGTCCAACGTGATCAAGATCGCCACGCAATCCCCGCTTTCGGGTGGCCAGGCCGCTCTGGGTGAACAGATCAAGCTGGGTGCGCAACTCGCTGTGGAGGAGGCGCAGGCCCGCTTTCAGAGGCTGGGATTCCGGCTCGAGCTCGCTCCCTATGACGACCAGGCCAACCCCGACACCGGCGTGGCCAACGCCAACCGCATCATCAACGATCCAGACATCCTGGGCGTGGTGGGTCACCTCAACTCGGGCGTGGCCATTCCCTCCTCGGAAGTATATGCCCGCGTCGGCCTGGTGATGGTCTCCCCGGCCAACACCAACCCCCGTGTGACCGACCGTGGCCTACCCAACGTCAACCGCATCTGCGGTCGCGACGACGTGCAGGGCCCCGCGGGCGCCGAGTTCGCCGTGAAGGACCTCAAGGCCAAGCGGATTTTCGTCATTCACGACAAGACCGCTTACGGCCAAGGTTTGGCCGAGAACTTCCGCAAGCGCGCCCAGGCCCTGGGGGCTGAAATCCCCAACAGCGCCTTCGTGGGCACCGAGGAAAAGAGCAACTTTGCTACCCTGATCACCCAAATCCAGGCTTTCCGCCCCGACCTGATCTACTTCGGCGGCATCTACGATCAGGTTGGCCCCTTCGCCAAGCAGCTTCGCGAGCGTGGCATTCGTGTGCCCATCATGGGTGGCGACGGGCTCGACGCCAGCGAGTACGAGCGCTTGGCAGGTGCCGATGCGGCCAAGGACACCTACTTCACCACCGTCGCCGGTCCCATCAGTCAGTTCCCCAAGGCCGCTAAGTTCGCCCAGGACTTCCGTGCCAAGTTCGGCAAGAACGCCGAGGGCTTCGGGGTCTACGCCTATGATTCGGCCAACGTGATCATCAGCGCCATCGAGACCGCCATCAAGCAGAGCGGTGGCAAGAAGCCCAGCCGTCAGCTGGTTGCTCAGCGGGTGCGTTTGGTCAAGCTCTCGGGCCTGACCGGCGAGATCGAGTTCAACTCCAAGGGGGACATCAAGGTGGCCGACTACTTCGTGATCCACCTTGACACCGGCAAGTACGCCGAGCAGAAGCTGCTGAAGAAGGTTTCGATCGCGGCTCCTCGGTAA
- the glnA gene encoding type I glutamate--ammonia ligase, whose protein sequence is MTKADILQVLREQEVRFLRLQFTDILGVNKNVELPASQFEKALDGEVMFDGSTIEGFTRSEEADMLLKPDYSTFLVFPEELESTHQGRVARLICDIAYPDGRPFEGDPRQALKAQLERLRQMGFDDLYAGPEPEFFLFTRTPEGDPSIITHDRAGYFDLAPLDKGEEARREMVNVLVQMGFEIEASHHEVAPGQHEIDFKYSGALRTADNITTFKFVVKKVALKYGLHATFMPKPIAGINGSGLHMHLSLFKNGENAFYDPKGDNKLSKIALYFIQGLLEHAEGMVAITNPLVNSYKRLTPGYEAPTSIAWSDSNRSAMIRVPARRGIGTRAEFRAPDPSCNPYLALAVILAAGLDGMQKQELPPPPIERNIYQLSVRDRRKHKVSELPGTLREALEALQKDEVIREALGDHLYKQFLRAKQIEWNSYRSSVHQWELDQYLAEY, encoded by the coding sequence ATGACAAAAGCCGATATCTTGCAGGTTTTACGTGAACAGGAGGTGCGCTTTCTGCGCTTACAGTTCACCGACATCCTGGGGGTGAACAAGAACGTTGAACTCCCGGCTTCACAGTTTGAGAAGGCGCTGGACGGCGAGGTGATGTTCGACGGCTCGACCATCGAAGGCTTCACCCGCAGCGAAGAGGCGGACATGCTGCTCAAGCCCGACTACAGCACTTTTTTGGTCTTTCCCGAGGAGCTCGAGAGCACCCACCAGGGTCGGGTGGCACGGCTGATCTGCGACATCGCCTACCCCGACGGCAGGCCCTTCGAGGGTGATCCCCGCCAGGCCCTCAAGGCACAGCTCGAGCGCCTGCGCCAAATGGGCTTCGACGACCTCTACGCCGGTCCCGAGCCCGAGTTCTTCCTCTTCACCCGCACCCCTGAGGGCGACCCCAGCATCATCACCCACGACCGGGCGGGCTACTTCGACCTCGCTCCTTTGGACAAGGGGGAGGAGGCGCGGCGGGAGATGGTCAACGTGTTGGTGCAGATGGGTTTTGAGATCGAGGCCTCCCACCACGAAGTGGCCCCTGGTCAGCACGAGATCGACTTCAAGTATTCCGGCGCCCTGCGTACCGCCGACAACATCACCACCTTCAAATTCGTGGTCAAGAAAGTGGCCCTCAAGTACGGCCTCCACGCCACCTTCATGCCCAAGCCCATCGCCGGGATCAACGGTTCGGGGCTGCATATGCACCTGTCGTTGTTCAAAAACGGCGAGAACGCCTTCTACGATCCCAAGGGCGACAACAAACTCTCCAAGATCGCGCTGTACTTCATTCAAGGGCTGCTCGAGCACGCCGAGGGCATGGTGGCCATCACCAATCCCCTGGTCAACTCCTACAAGCGTCTCACCCCAGGCTACGAAGCCCCCACCTCCATCGCTTGGTCCGATTCCAACCGCTCGGCCATGATTCGCGTCCCCGCCCGCCGCGGGATCGGCACCCGTGCCGAGTTCCGCGCCCCCGACCCCTCGTGCAACCCCTATCTGGCCCTGGCGGTGATCCTGGCTGCCGGCCTCGACGGCATGCAAAAGCAGGAACTTCCACCGCCCCCCATCGAGCGCAACATCTACCAGCTCTCGGTGCGCGACCGGCGCAAGCACAAGGTGAGCGAGCTGCCCGGCACCCTACGCGAAGCCCTCGAGGCGCTGCAAAAGGACGAGGTCATCCGCGAGGCCCTGGGCGATCACCTCTACAAGCAGTTCCTGCGGGCTAAGCAAATCGAGTGGAACTCCTATCGCAGCTCGGTGCACCAGTGGGAGCTTGACCAGTACCTGGCCGAGTACTGA